From Candidatus Zixiibacteriota bacterium, one genomic window encodes:
- a CDS encoding inositol monophosphatase gives MAIGAGGILKAGFNRAISVKYKGRIDPVTEYDLKSERHIVSLITKKYPDHAILAEEGSGKGEQAEFRWIIDPLDGTVDYAHGFPIYCVSIGLEHEGKMIAGVVYDPERNELFRAAQHRGAFLNKKRIRVSSEKRLDRALLATGFAYDVATARKNNLGLFARMVKNAQAVRRLGSAAIDLCWLAAGRIDGFWELKLHPWDTAAALVIVEEAGGKVTQLDGEPYSIFAPDILAANPKLRRTMQKVLTRR, from the coding sequence ATGGCCATTGGGGCTGGAGGAATTCTCAAAGCCGGTTTCAATCGCGCCATCAGTGTTAAGTACAAGGGACGTATTGATCCTGTGACCGAATATGACCTCAAGTCGGAGAGACACATTGTGTCTCTTATTACCAAGAAATACCCGGATCACGCGATATTGGCCGAGGAAGGCAGCGGCAAAGGTGAGCAGGCTGAATTTCGCTGGATCATTGATCCGTTAGATGGCACCGTTGACTACGCTCATGGTTTTCCCATCTACTGTGTCTCGATAGGATTGGAACACGAAGGGAAAATGATAGCCGGGGTTGTGTATGATCCCGAACGGAACGAGCTTTTCCGTGCTGCCCAGCACCGAGGTGCTTTTTTGAACAAGAAACGAATACGCGTATCAAGTGAGAAACGACTGGATCGAGCTTTGCTTGCCACTGGCTTCGCCTACGATGTTGCCACAGCCAGAAAGAACAACCTCGGGTTGTTTGCTCGTATGGTGAAAAACGCCCAGGCGGTCCGACGTCTTGGATCGGCCGCGATTGATTTGTGTTGGCTGGCGGCAGGGCGTATTGATGGTTTCTGGGAGTTGAAATTGCATCCGTGGGACACCGCCGCAGCGTTGGTCATCGTAGAGGAAGCGGGCGGGAAAGTCACTCAATTGGATGGTGAACCTTACTCGATCTTCGCACCGGACATCCTTGCCGCCAATCCTAAACTCCGTCGTACAATGCAGAAAGTGTTGACGAGACGATAG
- a CDS encoding ABC transporter ATP-binding protein/permease → MSAAENYHEEEALGKAYDARLMKRLLTYMRPYRLAMVTAVLLLFMSASAQISLAFVTQYGIDSFIEKGISTGFEKVALLYLGVIVLILGFSYGQIMVTVWLGQKVQHDLRIQIFRHLQRLNLTFFDRNPVGRLVTRVTNDVNTLNELFSSGVVAIIGDIFMLLLIVGAMLYVNWQLALITFGVLPALVVVTFVFRAKAREAYRLVRLKLARLNAFTQEHLTGVTLVQLFTQEKRVADNFEEINDDLRAGHHHAVIYYAMFYPTVEIIGAISIGLLMYYGGVRITGGEMTYGELTAFIFLVERFFFPIRDLSEKYNVLQSSMASSERIFNLLDTEPDIVDPPTPRPISKYRGRIDLENVWFAYKDKDWVLKDVSFSVEPGQRVAIVGATGAGKTSLVSLLYRFYDCRQGAIKIDGVPIPEMSLSDLRSHLALVLQDVFLFSGDYAGNVRLRNEDISDEAVRIALERVGFDRFLKDLPDGIHTEVKERGATLSTGQKQLLSFARALAYDPDILILDEATSSVDTATEKLIQEALETLLAGRTSIVIAHRLSTIEKADKIIVLHRGELREIGTHRVLLKKKGIYHTLYQMQYRRHQDPGVAGKTARR, encoded by the coding sequence ATGAGTGCGGCCGAGAATTATCACGAAGAAGAAGCTCTGGGTAAAGCCTACGATGCCCGCCTGATGAAACGTTTGCTGACCTACATGCGTCCCTATCGGCTGGCGATGGTAACCGCCGTGCTGCTTCTCTTTATGAGTGCTTCCGCCCAGATCTCGTTGGCTTTTGTAACCCAGTACGGCATTGATTCATTCATTGAGAAGGGAATATCAACCGGCTTTGAGAAAGTCGCCCTGCTCTACCTGGGAGTGATTGTCCTCATCCTTGGTTTCAGTTACGGACAGATCATGGTGACCGTCTGGCTGGGACAAAAGGTTCAGCACGATTTGCGGATACAGATATTCCGTCATCTCCAGCGACTGAACCTGACTTTCTTTGACCGTAACCCGGTTGGTCGGCTGGTGACCAGGGTTACCAACGATGTCAACACGCTCAACGAATTGTTCTCCAGCGGTGTGGTGGCCATAATTGGCGACATCTTCATGCTGCTCCTCATCGTGGGGGCAATGCTTTATGTTAACTGGCAGTTAGCCCTGATAACATTTGGCGTGCTACCGGCTCTGGTCGTAGTGACTTTTGTATTCCGAGCCAAAGCGCGCGAGGCGTATCGCCTGGTGCGGCTGAAACTGGCGCGACTAAACGCCTTCACGCAGGAACATCTCACAGGCGTGACTCTGGTGCAGTTGTTCACACAGGAAAAACGTGTTGCCGATAATTTTGAGGAGATCAACGACGACCTCCGGGCCGGACATCACCACGCAGTAATATATTATGCTATGTTCTATCCGACGGTTGAGATTATTGGAGCCATCTCTATCGGACTGCTGATGTACTACGGCGGTGTGCGCATCACCGGGGGCGAGATGACCTACGGCGAACTGACCGCCTTCATATTCCTTGTGGAGCGATTCTTCTTCCCTATCCGCGACCTGTCAGAAAAATACAACGTCCTGCAATCATCAATGGCTTCCTCGGAGCGTATCTTCAACCTGCTCGATACCGAACCAGACATTGTCGACCCGCCGACCCCTCGTCCGATTAGCAAGTATCGTGGTCGGATCGATCTGGAGAATGTCTGGTTTGCCTACAAAGACAAAGACTGGGTCCTAAAGGATGTCTCGTTTTCAGTTGAACCGGGCCAACGGGTAGCCATCGTTGGTGCTACGGGAGCCGGTAAGACATCACTCGTATCGCTTCTCTATCGCTTCTATGATTGTCGGCAGGGTGCAATCAAGATCGACGGCGTGCCCATCCCGGAAATGTCACTATCCGACCTGCGTTCTCACCTGGCTCTGGTGCTTCAGGATGTCTTTCTATTCAGTGGTGATTATGCCGGCAATGTTCGTCTACGCAACGAAGATATTTCCGATGAGGCAGTGCGTATAGCTTTGGAGCGGGTCGGCTTTGACCGCTTCCTGAAGGATTTGCCCGATGGTATTCATACCGAAGTCAAGGAACGCGGCGCAACGTTATCAACGGGGCAGAAACAATTGTTGTCATTTGCCCGGGCGCTGGCTTATGATCCCGATATCCTGATTCTTGATGAAGCTACCAGTTCGGTTGACACCGCTACGGAAAAATTGATCCAGGAAGCACTGGAGACACTACTGGCGGGACGTACTTCAATTGTCATCGCCCATCGACTGTCAACCATCGAGAAAGCAGATAAGATCATAGTACTACACCGTGGTGAGTTACGTGAAATAGGCACCCACCGGGTGTTGTTGAAGAAGAAGGGCATTTACCATACCTTGTACCAGATGCAATATCGAAGACACCAGGACCCCGGCGTGGCTGGTAAAACGGCACGGAGATAA
- a CDS encoding ABC transporter ATP-binding protein/permease yields MIDNSSIKSSSQGRFHTLTKYFRKYRWYLILGGVAVIGANSLILLIPAITGRIVDRLRAGAPMDEIRDYVLLAVGLSILSGLFRFAMRRTIIWMSRYIEYDLRAELFDHLLKLSPSFFHNNRTGDIMARMTNDLEAVRQLAGPAIMYTSNAVVSLVIGVSLMLYLSPILTAYALVPLIVMPIAVNRIGNLLHKRLTRIQEHFATITAAAQENLAGIRVVKAFQQEEPEVRHFEIMSAKYIGLNLDLAKIQGVFIPMMRLVAAVSYLSVFYLGGLAVMDGSLSLGMIIAFFGYLGLMHWPVIAVGWVVSLYQRGTASLERINRILHTEPDIADTVPDLHAGQMQGKIEFRNLRFGFNSRNVLDGIDLTIDAGQTVGLVGATGSGKTALVSLLARLYPVDRGQLFIDGRDINDWSLSSLRRQVGFAPQEPFLFSCTIEENIGFGGTDHERADIREAARIAALDKDLEEFPKGYRTMVGERGITLSGGQKQRAAIARAILSDPAVLILDDATSSVDTETEHEIQERIGDVLRDRTSIIISHRVSSVKDADFIVYLDEGRIVERGSHDELVRLNGHYARLHQAQLLQMELDQL; encoded by the coding sequence GTGATAGATAATTCCTCGATCAAATCCTCTTCCCAGGGTCGTTTTCATACTCTGACGAAATATTTCCGCAAATACCGATGGTACTTGATCCTCGGTGGCGTGGCGGTAATCGGAGCCAATAGTCTGATCCTGCTCATTCCCGCCATTACCGGTCGCATCGTTGACCGTCTTCGGGCGGGGGCACCTATGGACGAAATACGCGACTATGTTCTCCTGGCAGTGGGACTGTCTATCCTGTCCGGCTTGTTTCGTTTTGCTATGCGTCGCACGATCATCTGGATGTCACGTTATATTGAGTATGACCTCCGTGCCGAGCTGTTTGATCATCTGTTGAAGCTGTCGCCTTCGTTTTTTCACAACAACCGTACTGGCGATATCATGGCCCGCATGACTAACGACCTCGAAGCAGTCAGACAACTGGCCGGACCAGCCATCATGTACACCTCCAACGCCGTTGTGAGTCTGGTAATTGGTGTTTCGCTAATGCTCTACCTGTCACCAATACTGACCGCCTATGCTCTGGTACCGCTTATAGTGATGCCCATTGCCGTCAATCGCATCGGTAATTTGCTCCACAAACGCCTGACTCGGATTCAGGAACATTTCGCAACCATAACGGCGGCAGCGCAAGAGAACCTGGCGGGAATCAGGGTCGTTAAAGCATTCCAGCAAGAGGAACCGGAAGTGCGCCATTTCGAGATTATGTCGGCCAAATACATTGGACTAAATCTCGATCTGGCCAAGATCCAGGGCGTGTTTATCCCGATGATGCGACTGGTGGCGGCGGTTTCGTATCTCAGCGTTTTCTACCTGGGCGGTTTGGCCGTGATGGATGGTAGTCTCTCGCTCGGAATGATCATTGCCTTCTTTGGTTACCTCGGGCTTATGCATTGGCCGGTGATAGCGGTTGGCTGGGTCGTGTCCCTGTATCAGCGGGGAACAGCCTCGTTGGAACGAATCAACCGTATCCTTCACACCGAGCCGGATATCGCTGACACTGTACCGGACTTACATGCGGGACAAATGCAAGGGAAAATTGAGTTTCGGAATCTCCGGTTTGGATTTAATAGCAGGAACGTTCTCGACGGTATCGACCTTACTATTGATGCCGGCCAGACGGTTGGTCTGGTAGGTGCTACAGGATCAGGGAAAACGGCTCTGGTGAGTTTGCTGGCACGACTCTATCCCGTAGACCGGGGACAGTTGTTCATCGATGGTCGGGATATCAACGATTGGTCACTGAGTAGTCTACGCCGTCAGGTCGGCTTTGCACCGCAGGAGCCTTTCTTGTTTTCCTGTACAATTGAGGAGAATATCGGCTTTGGCGGTACAGACCACGAACGAGCCGATATACGCGAGGCCGCTCGTATTGCCGCGCTGGACAAAGATCTGGAGGAGTTCCCCAAAGGTTACCGCACGATGGTTGGCGAACGCGGGATCACTCTCTCCGGTGGTCAGAAACAACGAGCGGCCATCGCGAGAGCTATTCTGTCCGACCCGGCTGTGCTCATCCTTGACGATGCTACTTCGTCTGTCGATACGGAGACCGAACACGAAATACAGGAGCGGATCGGGGATGTTCTTAGAGACAGAACCTCGATTATTATATCGCACCGGGTGTCGTCGGTGAAGGATGCCGATTTCATTGTCTATCTTGACGAGGGGCGGATTGTCGAACGCGGATCACACGATGAACTGGTGCGTCTGAATGGACACTACGCCAGGCTCCACCAGGCCCAACTGCTTCAAATGGAACTGGACCAGTTATGA
- a CDS encoding 4Fe-4S binding protein — protein MESKTSRPIIHNFKRPFAFFAVFAAIGIWRYIATGGVFYLLIFGYIGFSIALGAYLSETLSDAKKPWGRRITQLLVGLFMLGFLGFLANENMQMEGFFFYAAAGIFGGATLHYVIAKVVGPLHFGRGWCGWGCWTAMILDFMPWKVPARPRLKYWSGLRYVHFVVSAGLVLGLIFLYDYGPAEHSAAEFTWLLYGNAAYYVIAILLAAFLKDNRAFCKYVCPIPVTMKITSRFSLMKQQIDMDECTDCGECEENCPMDIQLLEYARREQRVLSTECVLCDTCVYVCPVDAIKTTKRFDVCTREFINVG, from the coding sequence ATGGAGAGCAAAACTTCCCGCCCTATCATCCATAATTTTAAACGACCCTTTGCCTTTTTCGCCGTGTTTGCCGCCATTGGTATTTGGAGATATATAGCCACGGGAGGAGTCTTTTATCTTCTGATCTTTGGTTATATCGGTTTCTCCATAGCTCTCGGTGCATATCTGTCAGAGACTCTCTCCGATGCAAAGAAACCCTGGGGACGACGGATCACTCAGCTATTGGTCGGTTTGTTCATGCTCGGTTTTCTTGGATTCCTTGCCAATGAGAACATGCAGATGGAGGGATTTTTCTTCTATGCTGCCGCAGGTATTTTTGGGGGAGCCACACTACACTACGTCATAGCTAAGGTTGTAGGTCCATTGCATTTCGGGCGCGGCTGGTGTGGCTGGGGCTGTTGGACAGCGATGATCCTGGATTTCATGCCATGGAAAGTGCCCGCTCGCCCTCGCCTTAAATATTGGAGCGGCTTGCGGTATGTCCATTTTGTTGTTTCGGCTGGCCTGGTACTCGGATTGATCTTTCTCTATGACTATGGCCCCGCAGAACATAGCGCTGCGGAGTTTACATGGCTGCTGTACGGCAATGCAGCTTATTACGTGATAGCTATTTTACTGGCGGCTTTCCTGAAAGACAATCGAGCTTTCTGCAAGTATGTCTGTCCAATTCCTGTCACCATGAAAATTACTTCTCGCTTTTCACTGATGAAACAGCAGATTGATATGGATGAATGTACCGATTGCGGGGAGTGCGAAGAAAACTGCCCAATGGACATTCAGCTACTTGAATATGCACGACGGGAACAGCGGGTACTTTCGACTGAATGCGTTCTTTGCGATACCTGCGTCTACGTCTGCCCCGTAGACGCCATCAAGACCACCAAGCGTTTTGATGTATGTACTCGGGAGTTTATCAACGTGGGCTGA
- a CDS encoding helix-turn-helix transcriptional regulator codes for MAIRINLDVMLAKRKMSLTKLSGRVGLSLTALSLFKTGKLKGLRFKSLNSICRELECEAGDILEYVPDEE; via the coding sequence ATGGCTATACGGATAAATCTGGACGTAATGCTGGCGAAGAGAAAGATGTCGCTTACCAAGCTGTCGGGCCGAGTCGGTCTTTCACTGACGGCATTATCGTTGTTTAAGACAGGTAAGCTGAAGGGCCTGCGTTTTAAATCATTGAATTCAATTTGTCGTGAGCTTGAGTGCGAAGCAGGTGATATTTTAGAGTACGTACCGGACGAGGAGTGA
- a CDS encoding C10 family peptidase, producing MRLLPVLVLVLICLITAQAPHAELASKTESDRVCANWLTQVVHDLDSWAGSDQPQIENTWELKAGNQLLARCYDISPNGFVVVPELKALPPIKAYSGESRLDDSQRDGFLAFLTESLEEKVRLFELLHGSLDAHSGTAKSVESEWQRLTLPPEEFAVVLAQKDRSETQQAGPLLTSSWHQRGPYNDLCPMGQGSRCVVGCVATATAQIINYWQWPDSGIGSHSYDWSGDRCDPGYNAQTLSADFSDPYDWDNMIDSCDEGCSSASEAALAELNYEVGVAFNMSYGSCGSGASTARALEVFPQFFKYSHNIEKADRDTIDLAGWFDIMRAEIDAGRVGQYRIRSHSIVMDGYREIGGQYQYHMNYGWGNGFNAWYTLDSLYCYWVLPDSVCPANEEFIVTNIEPETEPYLRYYMCAIAEIGGDGDGHADADEDISLTITIGNDGAPTSGITGNLTSLDPYVSVVSGTTDYDDNVAWTQQTTGLTPFVVHVDPSCPDPHVALLEHLVTCDGGSMDRDTIQLFVGDTEGFTDQMEAGQGDWRHYPTSEAYYDEWHMETFKYNSESTSWKVGGLGADVHTDNLNAALVTPPLLLPLNARLTFWHWIDAEIESASTAYDGATVWIGTSDGQWTQLIPDGGYTHTFVSSSLPPGAGCFSGTFDWRQEEVTLSSYSGVAQIMFLFYSDGAVHQEGWYVDDVEITYGGCCDNDGKRGNVDAIIGEGEYINVADLTYLVSYLFTGGHEPPCMDEGNVDGLDNSGSLINIADLTYLVAYLFTGGPTPPTCP from the coding sequence ATGAGGCTACTTCCTGTCTTAGTTCTTGTGTTGATCTGCTTGATAACCGCCCAAGCCCCTCACGCCGAATTGGCTTCCAAAACAGAATCAGACCGTGTGTGTGCAAATTGGCTGACTCAAGTAGTTCATGACCTCGACTCGTGGGCAGGATCCGACCAGCCCCAAATCGAGAACACTTGGGAACTCAAGGCAGGAAATCAACTCCTGGCCCGCTGTTATGATATCAGTCCAAACGGATTCGTCGTAGTGCCGGAATTGAAAGCTCTTCCCCCGATCAAAGCGTACTCAGGAGAGTCGCGACTGGATGATAGTCAGCGCGACGGGTTTTTAGCATTTCTTACAGAGTCGCTGGAAGAAAAAGTCCGTCTGTTTGAACTTCTTCACGGCTCTCTCGATGCCCACTCTGGTACCGCCAAATCTGTTGAATCGGAATGGCAGAGACTGACTCTGCCCCCGGAAGAATTTGCCGTCGTTCTGGCGCAAAAGGATCGTTCCGAGACTCAACAGGCGGGTCCTCTGCTGACGAGCAGCTGGCATCAACGTGGACCGTACAATGACCTTTGCCCAATGGGCCAGGGTAGTCGCTGTGTAGTGGGATGCGTTGCTACCGCCACAGCTCAGATAATCAATTACTGGCAATGGCCCGACAGCGGCATCGGCAGTCATTCATACGACTGGAGCGGAGACCGGTGCGACCCTGGATATAATGCTCAGACCCTCAGCGCCGATTTCTCGGACCCGTACGACTGGGATAATATGATCGACAGTTGTGACGAAGGTTGCTCCTCCGCGAGTGAGGCTGCTCTGGCCGAGCTTAACTACGAAGTTGGTGTAGCTTTCAACATGAGTTATGGTTCCTGCGGTTCCGGAGCATCCACAGCCCGTGCCCTCGAAGTGTTTCCACAGTTCTTCAAGTATAGCCACAATATCGAGAAGGCTGACCGTGACACTATTGATCTGGCTGGATGGTTTGACATCATGCGAGCCGAGATCGATGCCGGTCGGGTCGGACAGTACCGTATCAGGTCGCACTCGATTGTCATGGATGGTTATCGCGAGATTGGCGGCCAATACCAATACCACATGAACTACGGCTGGGGCAATGGCTTCAATGCCTGGTACACGCTCGACAGCTTGTATTGCTATTGGGTTCTGCCGGATTCCGTATGCCCGGCCAACGAGGAGTTCATAGTCACTAATATCGAACCGGAAACCGAACCGTACCTTAGATACTATATGTGTGCTATCGCAGAAATAGGAGGGGATGGTGACGGTCATGCCGACGCCGATGAAGATATCTCATTGACGATAACGATCGGCAACGACGGAGCTCCGACATCTGGGATCACCGGCAATTTGACATCTCTCGATCCGTATGTATCCGTCGTATCTGGGACAACTGATTATGACGACAATGTAGCCTGGACACAACAGACGACTGGTCTGACTCCGTTCGTAGTGCACGTAGACCCCTCCTGTCCCGATCCCCATGTAGCCCTTCTGGAGCACCTGGTTACATGTGATGGCGGCAGCATGGATAGGGACACTATTCAATTGTTCGTGGGTGATACTGAAGGTTTCACCGATCAGATGGAAGCCGGTCAGGGAGATTGGCGTCACTACCCCACGTCTGAGGCGTATTACGACGAATGGCACATGGAAACGTTCAAATACAACAGTGAGAGTACTTCTTGGAAAGTAGGCGGGCTGGGCGCTGATGTTCATACCGACAACCTTAATGCCGCCCTGGTGACTCCTCCACTGCTACTTCCCTTGAATGCAAGACTAACGTTTTGGCACTGGATTGACGCAGAAATTGAATCAGCATCAACTGCCTACGATGGAGCCACAGTGTGGATAGGCACTAGCGATGGCCAATGGACTCAGCTTATCCCGGATGGCGGCTACACTCACACATTTGTCTCAAGCAGCCTGCCACCGGGGGCCGGATGTTTCTCAGGAACATTCGACTGGCGACAAGAAGAGGTGACTCTGTCAAGCTACAGTGGAGTGGCACAAATCATGTTTCTGTTCTACTCCGATGGTGCTGTTCACCAGGAGGGCTGGTACGTCGATGACGTGGAGATCACATACGGTGGCTGCTGCGACAACGATGGAAAACGCGGAAATGTTGACGCCATTATCGGAGAAGGGGAATATATTAACGTAGCTGATCTTACTTACCTGGTGTCATACCTGTTCACTGGTGGCCACGAACCACCATGTATGGATGAAGGCAATGTTGATGGTCTTGACAATTCGGGTAGTCTAATCAATATAGCCGACCTGACCTACCTTGTCGCGTATCTGTTTACTGGTGGACCCACACCACCAACGTGTCCATAG
- a CDS encoding peptidoglycan DD-metalloendopeptidase family protein, which produces MIRTVLYTVVLVSCLTGGLLGSGWPVQPDSSVHKVSALFGTYLENPGNPPFMHSGIDIEVPFGTPVYAIKSGYVKTVMTRPPGEMGYSMWRVFIGDSAGTIPCEAIMYAHLVESSIPYFVPDQWVEEGELIGLVVNWSNPDIIIHLHMSIVRYQGTWQDWADGWDYWVYSGNPLDMIDIIDDSDLPYFDNALGDQLFAFCDNNGSTYFSEEGTISGEVDIVCAAYDAYHSYHWKNIPYMIEYKIEGDSSIPWTVSTYFTEPTGTYTEMSDYVSVIYQDDAVCNTSFGSEQFFYFNLTNTNSDTVVEQSDTNFCWQTTYFHDGNYTVFARATDKGGNSIVDSMIVTLDNHLELSGVVSFGDGNPYDVSAYISVEPDGAYDTTDIDGNFLLSNVGGGTQTIIFSRAGYETVDTVLMMIQNRNLNVTMNPASYACGNIDNETGSGGPVDIADLTYLVNYLFIAGSEPPIQAAANVDGIIGSGGPIDIADLTYFVAYLFLGGPESVCDGR; this is translated from the coding sequence ATGATCAGAACTGTTCTATACACTGTTGTCCTTGTGTCATGCCTGACAGGAGGTCTTCTGGGTAGTGGCTGGCCAGTGCAACCGGATAGTTCTGTTCACAAAGTGTCGGCTCTCTTCGGAACTTATCTCGAAAATCCCGGCAACCCCCCCTTTATGCACAGCGGTATCGATATCGAGGTACCATTTGGGACACCGGTGTATGCCATTAAGTCCGGATATGTTAAAACTGTGATGACTCGCCCCCCCGGTGAAATGGGCTATAGTATGTGGCGAGTTTTCATTGGTGATTCCGCTGGAACAATTCCATGTGAAGCTATCATGTATGCCCACCTTGTAGAGTCATCCATTCCGTATTTTGTCCCGGATCAATGGGTTGAGGAGGGTGAACTTATTGGCCTCGTTGTCAATTGGTCCAATCCGGATATTATCATACACTTACACATGTCTATTGTCCGCTACCAGGGTACCTGGCAAGATTGGGCAGATGGTTGGGATTACTGGGTCTACAGTGGTAATCCCCTGGACATGATTGATATCATTGATGATTCTGATCTACCTTACTTTGACAATGCACTTGGTGACCAGTTGTTTGCTTTTTGTGACAATAACGGTAGTACCTATTTCTCAGAGGAAGGTACAATTTCCGGCGAAGTCGACATAGTCTGTGCTGCTTATGATGCTTACCACTCTTACCATTGGAAGAATATTCCTTATATGATTGAATACAAGATAGAGGGTGACTCATCGATTCCCTGGACAGTATCAACATATTTCACTGAGCCCACTGGCACGTATACTGAGATGTCCGACTACGTTTCTGTCATTTACCAGGATGACGCCGTATGTAACACCTCTTTCGGAAGTGAGCAATTCTTCTACTTCAATCTCACCAATACCAATAGCGACACCGTTGTAGAGCAAAGCGATACAAACTTCTGCTGGCAGACAACCTATTTTCACGATGGCAATTACACGGTTTTTGCCAGAGCAACTGACAAAGGCGGCAATTCGATCGTCGATTCGATGATTGTGACATTGGACAATCACCTTGAGCTTTCCGGAGTAGTGAGCTTTGGCGACGGTAATCCATATGATGTTTCTGCTTATATTTCGGTCGAACCGGATGGAGCTTATGATACCACAGACATTGATGGTAACTTTCTTTTGTCAAACGTTGGTGGGGGAACACAGACTATCATCTTTAGCCGGGCTGGATATGAAACAGTTGATACCGTCTTGATGATGATTCAGAATCGAAACCTTAATGTTACCATGAACCCAGCATCTTATGCATGCGGTAACATCGACAACGAGACCGGCTCAGGCGGACCTGTTGATATTGCTGATCTCACATATCTTGTCAATTATCTCTTCATTGCCGGTTCAGAACCGCCGATACAGGCAGCAGCCAACGTAGATGGCATAATAGGGTCTGGTGGTCCGATAGACATTGCCGATCTGACGTACTTTGTGGCCTATCTATTCCTTGGCGGCCCGGAATCGGTATGTGACGGGAGATAA